Genomic segment of Arachis stenosperma cultivar V10309 chromosome 4, arast.V10309.gnm1.PFL2, whole genome shotgun sequence:
AATTTTTGGACAAAACAcataaataaatcaaaactaaTTCAATATTACGTGATTcatccaaataaaaaaatgttacgTTATTGAATTGGTAAACTTCAAATTACAtgaaaatgttatttttttttttacataaattgAATTGGCCTGATTCGATTTATGTACGCACGATGTCCATAATAGTAAATTGAATGAGTatttaataactttttaaaCACTCTTTGAATTATTAGTTGTCATAAACCATGCATAAATCGAATCATACTCATTCGATTTACTATTATGGACATCATGCATGCATAAATCGAATCAGACCAATTCGATTTAtgcaaaaaataatattttcatgtaATTTGAAGCTTACCAATTTGATTTACTACTATATTGCGAaccaattcgatttatatagaaaTATAGTTTGGAGGATTaatgtaacatttttttatttgggtGAATTATGTAATATTAGattagttttagtttatttATGTGTTTTGCTATTAGATGTATGATTAGTAGCATAAGTTAAAGTTAGTTAGAAATTAAATTAGCTGCCCAGTTAGTTAGAATTGGGGCTCAATTAATCACAGGTTCGATTAACTTCATTATAATGCATGTATATAAACCCTCAATTGAGGAATTCAATAACAGATTCTATTTTCATCTTCTCTCTGTTCAATATGGTATCAGAAGCAAACCCTTCTTGAAGCTTCCGTAACCGtctactctctctctctcctctccaCCATTTCTGCATCTTCTTTTctagttcttcttctttcttcctctcttcttggCTCACACGATAGAGATTGATGAGATCTTGCTTGTTTCATCCCTGTTCTTGAAATCGAAACAGCAATTTCCAATCAACGAGCCTCGACGAGAAGCCATTCATCGTGTGTGTTCATGGAACCTTCCGCTTCACTGTCTTCGGCTGCTTCTTCAGCCTCATCCATGACGATCGACCCATACAACCTCTCCCCGGCTGATCAACCAGGTTTGATCTTAGTCACTCAACAACTCAGTGAGGACAACTATCATTCATGGAGCCGCGCTATACGAAAAGCCCTCAATGCCAAGAGAAAGCTTGGCTTTATCACAGGTTATGTTCCTCAACCTGATCCTACCACTGAACTAGAGAAATTTAAAAACTGGCAGTGTGTCAATGATGTAGTAAGCACTTGGATTCTGAACTCTGTTTCAAAAGAGATAGCCACTTCACTGGTGTATACAAATTCGGCTGCTGAACTTTGGAATGAT
This window contains:
- the LOC130975775 gene encoding uncharacterized protein LOC130975775, translating into MEPSASLSSAASSASSMTIDPYNLSPADQPGLILVTQQLSEDNYHSWSRAIRKALNAKRKLGFITGYVPQPDPTTELEKFKNWQCVNDVVSTWILNSVSKEIATSLVYTNSAAELWNDLKDRFQHGNGPRVFELKRDLMNLRQGTMTISQYFTKIKVLWEELNSYRPVQCNCGDARLCKNFFKQNTSIAS